Proteins co-encoded in one Papaver somniferum cultivar HN1 chromosome 5, ASM357369v1, whole genome shotgun sequence genomic window:
- the LOC113282655 gene encoding tubby-like protein 8, with product MSSKKSSVLNQSPYNSLYQNPLNELKMNQNRENGDNKRGEYVSLKKLTFTDNKENAVPDNVKMVEKKPVMARNKENVVPLGVSVSSNIINDGSKENQILTQKLNISSDDFKKKKLKPTSLQLCMQYNEPDSSFGLKIWDPLELDNENPEKNNGNNSKANMWDFSDSEAAPASSWSTLPNRSLLCRPLPQDIGRCTCVIVKETAPLEGFSGGSFYSLYTNEGQGRQDRKLAVAHHRSRNGKTEFVIAQNAKGLLSRSDDSYLGNVNANFMGSKYHIWDKGNPLDSLKQQSKLLLAVVAFVPTITTCTGSYRSLRAWIPKHQSAQLKNTTQIEHVKGLPKDWEGKMSKSHQLFSRIPHYNKFSKQYELDFRERGRGGLRIQRSSKNFQLTLEENGRHSILQLGRVGKTNFVMDYRYPLTAYQAFCISLASIDSKLCCTI from the exons ATGAGTTCAAAAAAATCCTCTGTTTTAAACCAATCTCCTTACAATTCTCTCTATCAGAACCCACTGAATGAGCTCAAGATGAACCAGAACAGAGAAAACGGTGACAACAAGAGAGGAGAGTATGTAAGTCTAAAGAAATTAACATTTACTGATAATAAGGAGAATGCAGTTCCTGATAATGTCAAAATGGTTGAGAAGAAACCAGTAATGGCAAGAAACAAAGAGAATGTGGTTCCTCTTGGTGTGAGTGTGAGCAGTAACATTATAAATGATGGGTCTAAGGAAAATCAGATTTTAACCCAGAAATTAAACATTTCTTCGGATGATttcaagaagaagaagctgaaaccTACTTCGTTGCAGCTGTGTATGCAGTATAATGAGCCTGATTCATCTTTTGGTTTGAAAATTTGGGACCCTTTAGAGCTTGATAATGAAAACCCTGAGAAGAATAATGGTAACAACAGTAAAGCTAATATGTGGGATTTCTCTGATTCTGAAGCTGCTCCTGCTTCTTCATGGTCTACTCTTCCTAACAG GTCTTTGTTATGTAGACCTTTGCCTCAAGATATTGGGAGATGTACTTGTGTTATAGTTAAGGAAACAGCACCATTAGAGGGGTTTAGTGGAGGTTCTTTCTATTCACTTTACACAAAT GAAGGTCAAGGGAGACAAGATAGGAAACTAGCTGTTGCGCACCATAGAAGTCGAAACGGAAAGACGGAGTTTGTTATAGCTCAGAATGCTAAAGGGTTATTGTCTAGATCAGATGATAGCTATTTGGGAAATGTTAATGCAAATTTCATGGGTTCTAAATATCATATTTGGGATAAG GGAAACCCATTGGATTCACTAAAGCAACAATCCAAGTTACTTCTGGCCGTTGTGGC GTTTGTGCCTACGATTACAACATGTACAGGAAGCTATAGAAGCTTGAGAGCATGGATACCTAAGCATCAATCGGCACAGTTGAAAAATACAACTCAG ATTGAACATGTTAAAGGACTTCCAAAGGACTGGGAGGGTAAAATGAGTAAATCACATCAGCTTTTCTCAAGGATTCCACACTACAACAAA TTTTCAAAGCAATATGAGCTGGATTTCAGAGAACGTGGTAGAGGTGGACTTAGAATTCAGCGGTCGTCGAAGAATTTCCAGTTAACATTGGAG GAGAATGGAAGGCACTCGATTCTGCAGCTGGGAAGAGTGGGAAAAACAAATTTCGTGATGGATTACAG ATATCCACTGACGGCTTACCAAGCTTTCTGTATAAGTTTGGCATCCATTGATTCAAAGCTTTGTTGTACCATTTAA